One Chroicocephalus ridibundus chromosome 22, bChrRid1.1, whole genome shotgun sequence DNA window includes the following coding sequences:
- the SIRT6 gene encoding NAD-dependent protein deacylase sirtuin-6, with translation MAVNYAAGLSPYSDKGKCGLPEIFDPPEEVERKVRELADLIRGSSNVVFHTGAGISTSSGIPDFRGPNGVWTMEEKGLSPKFDTTFENARPSKTHMALLGLQRVGILKFLVSQNVDGLHVRSGFPRDKLAELHGNMFVEECVKCGKQYVRDTVVGSMGLKPTGRLCSVTKARGLRACRGKLRDTILDWEDSLPDRDLTLADEACRKADLSVTLGTSLQIKPSGNLPLITKKRGGKLVIVNLQATKHDRQADLRIHAYVDDVMTKLMKHLGLEVPEWTGPVVVESAELPKPEQLFGFDPGARGLLKEEPLSQHNGTGGLCPDLGTTQVERRDSLKQECPSPDTGPTTVKKMKVEPLLI, from the exons aTGGCGGTGAATTACGCGGCCGGGCTCTCGCCCTACTCGGACAAGGGCAAGTGCGGCCTCCCCGAG ATTTTTGACCCGCCGGAGGAAGTGGAGAGGAAGGTGCGGGAGCTGGCGGACTTGATCAGGGGTTCCTCCAACGTGGTGTTTCACACGGGGGCTGGAATCAGCACCTCCTCGGGGATTCCTGACTTCAG GGGGCCCAATGGTGTCTGGACGATGGAAGAGAAGGGGCTCTCCCCAAAATTTGACACTACCTTTGAGAATGCCAGGCCCTCCAAGACTCACatggcgctgctggggctgcagagagtCGGCATCCTGAAATTCCTGGTCAGCCAGAATGTGGACGGCCTTCACGTGCGTTCAGGATTCCCACG GGACAAGTTGGCTGAGCTCCACGGGAACATGTTTGTGGAAGAGTGTGTGAAATGCGGCAA GCAGTACGTGCGGGACACGGTGGTGGGCAGCATGGGGCTGAAGCCAACGGGCAGGCTGTGCAGCGTCACCAAAGCCCGGGGTCTGCGGGCCTGCAG AGGGAAGTTGAGAGACACCATTCTGGACTGGGAAGATTCCCTGCCCGACCGCGACCTCACGCTGGCGGACGAAGCCTGCAG GAAAGCCGATCTCTCCGTCACTCTGGGGACCTCTCTGCAGATCAAACCCAGCGGCAACCTCCCGCTGATCACgaagaagagaggagggaagCTGGTCATAGTCAATCTACAAGCAACCAAACAT GACAGACAGGCCGACCTGCGCATCCACGCCTACGTCGATGATGTCATGACAAAGCTGATGAAGCACTTGGGGCTGGAGGTCCCGGAGTGGACAGGGCCGGTGGTGGTGGAAAGCGCGGAGCTCCCCAAGCCCGAACAGCTCTTCGGATTTGACCCTGGGGCTCGTGGGCTGCTGAAGGAggagcccctctcccagcacaaCGGCACGGGTGGGCTGTGCCCCGACCTCGGGACCACGCAGGTGGAACGCCGTGACAGTCTGAAGCAGGAGTGTCCCAGCCCGGACACGGGGCCAACGACGGTGAAGAAGATGAAGGTGGAGCCTCTCCTTATCTGA